One segment of Chloroflexota bacterium DNA contains the following:
- a CDS encoding serine/threonine protein kinase: MWDLRFLSESYLFRKAGARSYARGMRYADEGRVQIIDITTDAARFLVQGSRPRPYRVFLEVFGDDLLYDCTCPVGQEKKFCKHCVAAAVTLRRTLQKQDSGEGEFRLPWKREIRKMLGLPALSPIQARGTFYLLVFVLSRRYYYDADFVLEPYWLSESTLKRVLPRKDWPQTPAAWAEWLEAHAGWAKDHFQRRLPASRYGIHALNAPPGAVALAFALGRRGHYGGAEVPLGEALEAIVEWNIPVYFASPRRGRALKIAREGAHLVLALEAVDGGLQLSAHMRIGNRVLEAHDVHEVSSRPPWLLVDETWLVRADLKGLTAWLEALRNPLFIPQQEVEDFRDRYLPRLLAKLGRPLEGGVVTYEPVRAEPVPRLYLQEVDETLGAELRFAYGEHEVLYEVPVPEVTTLEDPHDPWKFYRVQRDPEAERRWHHEAVQAKYGLKRGTGDEPALLLLRARTSPVDFLLDKVPALAAAGFEIYGEENIKKVRVSRHQPTLSVNITSGIDWFNVQAVVQFGEQTVSLAEIKRALRKKRRYVKLADGSIGRLPEAWLERYKRLFGLAAETDETTNTLRFADFHALMLEELAEEAEQAEIDAEFRQRLEQLKDFEGIAEHPLPKGLRGALRPYQLAGYNWLHFLHDYGFGGILADDMGLGKTVQVLAFLLSLRESGHAQAPDLVVVPRSLLINWQREVEKFTPGLKVLAYFGPQRPPVETFADYDLVLTTYGVMRVDNEKLRGYRFHYIVLDESQAIKNPLAKTSRAARRLQSEHRLAMTGTPVENNTFELWAQFAFVMPGLLGGLDYFKEQFVRPIEKSKDEQTAQTLRRMVYPFILRRTKEQVAPELPPRTERVIYCPMEPAQRRFYLKLRDYYRELLIGLIEEEGLDKSRMKILEGLLRLRQASNHPKLIDPGFRGESGKMNVLLDTLETLHSEGHKALVFSQFVQMLRLVREALDERGIPYAYLDGSTRNRQEQVDRFQNDPQVPFFLISLKAGGVGLNLTAADYVIHVDPWWNPAVERQASDRTHRIGQDKPVFIFKLITRESVEEKILQLQEQKKELVEKLIATESSFLKELSPEDVQALFG, translated from the coding sequence ATGTGGGATCTCCGTTTTCTCTCTGAAAGTTACCTCTTTCGCAAAGCGGGCGCGAGGTCTTATGCGCGCGGGATGCGCTATGCCGATGAGGGGCGGGTGCAAATTATCGACATTACGACCGATGCCGCGCGTTTCCTGGTGCAAGGCAGCCGCCCCCGGCCTTACCGGGTTTTCCTGGAAGTTTTTGGCGATGACCTGCTTTACGATTGCACCTGCCCCGTAGGGCAGGAGAAAAAATTTTGCAAACATTGTGTGGCGGCGGCGGTTACCCTGCGGCGAACCCTGCAAAAACAGGATAGCGGGGAAGGGGAGTTTCGGCTTCCCTGGAAACGTGAGATTCGCAAAATGCTTGGCCTGCCGGCATTGAGCCCGATTCAGGCCAGGGGGACTTTTTACCTTTTGGTGTTTGTGCTTTCCCGCCGTTACTATTACGATGCCGATTTTGTCCTCGAGCCTTATTGGCTCTCGGAGAGCACCCTGAAGCGCGTTTTGCCCCGGAAAGACTGGCCGCAAACCCCTGCGGCATGGGCCGAATGGCTTGAGGCCCATGCGGGGTGGGCGAAAGACCATTTCCAGCGCCGCTTGCCTGCTTCCCGGTATGGCATCCATGCCCTCAACGCGCCCCCGGGTGCCGTGGCGCTGGCCTTTGCCCTGGGGCGTCGCGGCCATTACGGGGGTGCGGAGGTGCCTCTCGGCGAGGCGCTGGAGGCCATCGTCGAGTGGAACATCCCGGTTTATTTTGCTTCGCCTCGGCGGGGGCGGGCGCTCAAGATTGCGCGAGAAGGGGCACACCTGGTGCTTGCGCTGGAAGCCGTGGATGGGGGCTTGCAACTCAGCGCCCACATGCGGATTGGCAACCGGGTGCTGGAGGCGCACGACGTCCACGAGGTTTCCTCTCGCCCTCCCTGGTTGTTGGTGGATGAGACCTGGCTGGTGCGCGCTGATCTCAAGGGGCTGACAGCATGGTTGGAGGCTCTGCGCAATCCTTTGTTCATTCCGCAGCAAGAGGTGGAAGACTTCCGCGACCGATACCTGCCCCGCCTGCTGGCTAAACTGGGGCGTCCGCTGGAAGGCGGGGTGGTCACGTATGAGCCGGTGCGGGCTGAGCCAGTGCCGCGGCTTTATTTGCAGGAAGTGGACGAGACGCTGGGGGCAGAGTTGCGCTTTGCCTATGGCGAGCACGAGGTGCTTTACGAAGTGCCCGTGCCCGAGGTGACCACGCTGGAAGACCCTCACGACCCCTGGAAGTTCTATCGGGTGCAGCGCGATCCCGAGGCCGAGCGCCGCTGGCATCACGAAGCCGTCCAGGCGAAATACGGCCTCAAGCGCGGCACGGGAGACGAGCCAGCCCTGCTCTTGTTGCGAGCCCGCACCTCACCGGTGGATTTTTTGCTCGATAAGGTGCCTGCTCTGGCTGCCGCGGGTTTTGAAATTTACGGTGAAGAAAACATCAAAAAGGTGCGTGTCAGCCGCCACCAGCCCACCCTTTCGGTCAACATCACCTCGGGCATCGACTGGTTCAATGTGCAGGCCGTGGTGCAGTTCGGTGAGCAGACCGTCTCGCTGGCCGAAATCAAACGCGCTCTGCGCAAAAAGCGCCGCTATGTCAAACTGGCCGATGGTTCCATTGGCCGCCTGCCGGAAGCATGGCTGGAGCGCTACAAACGCCTTTTTGGCCTTGCTGCCGAAACGGATGAAACCACCAACACGCTCCGCTTTGCTGACTTCCACGCCCTGATGCTCGAAGAACTGGCCGAAGAGGCAGAGCAGGCCGAGATAGACGCTGAATTCCGGCAGCGCCTGGAGCAACTCAAAGACTTTGAAGGTATTGCCGAGCACCCCCTGCCCAAAGGTTTGCGCGGCGCGTTGCGCCCCTATCAGTTGGCGGGCTATAACTGGCTGCACTTTTTGCACGACTACGGCTTTGGCGGCATTCTGGCCGACGACATGGGGCTGGGCAAAACCGTGCAGGTGCTGGCCTTCCTGCTTTCGCTGCGGGAAAGCGGCCACGCGCAAGCCCCCGACCTGGTGGTGGTGCCGCGTTCCCTGCTCATCAACTGGCAGCGTGAGGTGGAAAAATTCACCCCCGGCCTCAAAGTGCTGGCCTATTTCGGCCCCCAGCGCCCGCCCGTCGAGACCTTTGCCGACTACGACCTGGTGCTCACCACCTACGGCGTGATGCGGGTGGACAATGAAAAACTGCGCGGCTATCGCTTCCACTATATCGTGCTCGACGAATCGCAGGCCATCAAGAACCCCCTGGCGAAAACCTCCCGCGCCGCCCGCCGCCTGCAAAGCGAGCACCGCCTTGCAATGACCGGCACGCCGGTGGAAAACAACACCTTCGAACTTTGGGCGCAGTTTGCCTTTGTCATGCCCGGCCTGCTGGGCGGGCTGGATTATTTCAAAGAGCAGTTTGTCAGGCCCATTGAAAAGAGCAAAGATGAGCAAACGGCCCAAACCCTGCGCCGGATGGTGTATCCTTTCATCCTGCGCCGTACCAAAGAGCAGGTTGCCCCCGAATTGCCGCCGCGCACCGAGCGGGTGATTTACTGCCCGATGGAACCCGCCCAGCGCCGTTTTTACCTCAAACTGCGCGATTACTACCGCGAGTTGCTCATCGGCCTGATTGAAGAAGAAGGGCTTGACAAAAGCCGAATGAAGATTCTGGAAGGCCTGTTGCGCCTGCGGCAGGCCAGCAACCATCCCAAACTCATTGACCCCGGTTTCCGCGGCGAGTCGGGTAAAATGAACGTGTTGCTGGATACGCTGGAAACGCTGCACAGTGAAGGGCACAAGGCGCTGGTGTTTTCCCAGTTTGTGCAAATGCTCCGTCTGGTACGCGAAGCCCTCGATGAGCGGGGCATTCCCTACGCTTATCTGGATGGCAGCACCCGTAACCGTCAGGAACAGGTCGATCGTTTCCAGAACGACCCCCAGGTGCCGTTTTTCCTCATCAGTCTGAAAGCGGGCGGCGTGGGGCTCAACCTGACCGCGGCCGACTATGTCATCCACGTTGACCCGTGGTGGAACCCCGCGGTAGAACGCCAGGCTTCTGACCGCACCCACCGCATCGGGCAAGATAAACCAGTCTTCATTTTCAAACTCATCACCCGCGAAAGCGTGGAAGAGAAAATTTTGCAATTGCAGGAGCAAAAGAAGGAACTGGTAGAAAAACTGATTGCCACCGAGAGCAGTTTCCTCAAGGAACTTTCGCCGGAAGACGTCCAGGCCTTGTTCGGTTGA
- a CDS encoding tRNA (adenine-N1)-methyltransferase, producing MSLPLYDSHARAGDLAQLLSTGHRFFLLRLTPGEVLHTHKGVVRHDDLIGLSWGTEIYSHLGTPFYLLRPSLADLLKETRRNTQIMFPKDIGFVLVSLSIGPGQTVVEAGTGSGALTTALAFAVGREGQVISYERRAEMQRLARRNLRRVGLEDRVTFKLRDIAEGFDEREADALFLDVPNPEDYIPQAREALKTGGFFGSLVPTTNQVSRLVAALQANDFAFIDVCEVLLRYYKPVPERLRPTDRMVAHTGYLIFARPVIPAPPPQPETPVAAEEA from the coding sequence ATGAGCCTTCCCCTTTACGATTCTCATGCTCGCGCCGGTGACCTGGCGCAATTGCTGAGCACAGGCCATCGTTTCTTCCTGTTGCGCCTGACCCCCGGCGAGGTGTTGCACACCCACAAAGGCGTGGTCAGGCACGATGACCTCATTGGCCTGTCGTGGGGCACAGAGATCTATTCGCACCTGGGCACGCCTTTTTACCTTTTGCGTCCCTCGCTTGCCGACCTGCTCAAAGAGACCCGCCGCAACACCCAGATCATGTTCCCCAAAGATATTGGCTTCGTGCTGGTTTCCCTGAGCATTGGGCCGGGCCAGACAGTGGTAGAAGCAGGGACGGGCTCAGGCGCGTTGACGACCGCCCTGGCCTTTGCGGTGGGGCGTGAAGGCCAGGTGATTTCTTACGAGCGCCGCGCCGAAATGCAGCGCCTTGCCCGGCGCAACCTGCGGCGGGTGGGCCTGGAAGACCGCGTGACTTTCAAACTGCGCGACATTGCTGAGGGTTTTGATGAGCGCGAGGCCGACGCCTTGTTCCTGGATGTTCCCAACCCTGAAGACTACATCCCCCAGGCGCGGGAAGCCCTGAAAACAGGCGGCTTTTTTGGCAGTCTGGTGCCGACCACCAATCAGGTTTCCCGCCTGGTCGCGGCGTTGCAGGCCAACGACTTCGCTTTCATTGACGTCTGCGAGGTGCTGCTGCGCTATTACAAACCGGTGCCGGAACGCCTGCGCCCTACCGACCGCATGGTGGCGCACACCGGCTACCTGATTTTCGCCCGGCCGGTGATCCCTGCCCCGCCCCCGCAGCCGGAGACCCCGGTGGCAGCCGAGGAAGCCTGA
- a CDS encoding CoA pyrophosphatase has translation MPACPLRDEDDIRRRLAAYRHPPVDPYPEAALPGRPRPAAVLIPLFQHEGAWHTLFIHRAPHPHDPHSGQVAFPGGQQERTDPTLVATALRETEEELGLPPHAVRVLGTLPRHRTVSNFWITPVVGGIPWPLPLHPSQSEVVRFFVVPLAWLRDPAHRETRTRHLGPGLPPISTTFFQPYEGEVIWGATARIVLTLLKALGL, from the coding sequence ATGCCCGCCTGCCCTTTGCGCGACGAAGACGATATCCGCCGCCGCCTGGCTGCCTATCGCCATCCCCCGGTTGACCCCTACCCCGAGGCGGCACTACCGGGCAGGCCGCGCCCGGCCGCGGTGCTCATTCCGCTCTTTCAGCACGAGGGGGCGTGGCACACGCTTTTCATCCACCGCGCGCCCCATCCGCACGACCCTCACAGCGGGCAGGTGGCCTTCCCCGGCGGTCAGCAGGAACGCACAGACCCCACGCTGGTGGCTACGGCTTTGCGGGAAACCGAAGAGGAACTTGGCCTCCCGCCCCACGCGGTGCGCGTGCTGGGTACATTGCCGCGCCACCGGACCGTGAGCAATTTCTGGATTACGCCGGTGGTGGGGGGCATTCCCTGGCCCTTGCCGCTGCACCCTTCGCAAAGTGAAGTGGTACGCTTTTTTGTCGTGCCGTTGGCCTGGCTACGTGACCCCGCGCATCGGGAAACCCGCACCCGCCACCTGGGGCCGGGGCTGCCGCCGATTTCTACGACCTTTTTCCAGCCTTACGAAGGGGAAGTCATCTGGGGCGCGACTGCGCGCATTGTTTTGACCTTGCTGAAGGCGTTGGGGCTGTAG
- a CDS encoding ATPase P: MIRLEIPGRGVFAWQYLVSDVNGTLAVDGRLLEGVAERLAAVQQVLQVHLLTADTHGRQAEIDRILGLQAVRVRGGHEAEQKAAFVRDLGAAGVIALGQGANDALMLKEAALGICVLSPEGTAVEALQAADLVVPDVLTALELLLHPTRILASLRR; this comes from the coding sequence ATGATTCGTTTGGAAATTCCCGGGCGTGGTGTGTTTGCGTGGCAATACCTGGTGAGCGATGTCAACGGCACTTTGGCCGTGGATGGTCGCTTGCTCGAAGGTGTGGCCGAGCGGCTGGCAGCCGTTCAGCAGGTGTTGCAAGTGCATTTGCTCACTGCCGATACCCACGGCAGGCAGGCCGAAATTGACCGCATTTTGGGGTTGCAAGCGGTGCGAGTGCGTGGTGGGCACGAAGCCGAGCAAAAGGCGGCCTTTGTGCGCGACCTGGGCGCTGCAGGCGTCATTGCATTGGGGCAGGGCGCTAACGATGCGCTTATGTTGAAAGAGGCCGCTTTGGGCATTTGTGTGCTTTCGCCGGAAGGCACGGCGGTAGAGGCTCTCCAGGCTGCTGACCTGGTGGTGCCCGATGTGTTGACCGCTTTGGAACTCTTGTTGCATCCGACCCGTATTCTTGCCAGTTTGCGCCGATGA
- a CDS encoding DUF389 domain-containing protein, producing the protein MTIPRSRATPEDPRQLPPARRRRAGRTLAPLDAAEKHAFWNEAARRAEPSVDFFLYLALATVVWTLGLSVDSPALLLFGALLAPLMAPVVGLGLGIITGAARYFGHVLGGIVLGSLLAFGLGVLGGAAALLWAPPVLHQAPLHAHLAVWDFAVLAIASVWGAVALARRLGYFVVPGAALAYEVFLPLVTAGFGLGSGVPHLFPDGLVVFAVHLAWAALLAAVGFAVLGFRPLTLFGYTLSGVAALVGGVALVMALGVGTAVSTQVALPTPIPTPTPVPPSPTATFTPSPTPVPPTATPTPTPVPTATPTPTATFTPTPTPAYARAAAPAKYGGVLIRAAPGFNHKVVGGVSNGEVVLVTGPEEEVDNYVWVRIRVPSSGVEGWVLEHLLEMATPQPNW; encoded by the coding sequence ATGACCATTCCTCGTAGCCGAGCCACCCCCGAAGACCCGCGTCAACTGCCGCCGGCCCGCCGCCGTCGAGCGGGGCGCACCCTCGCGCCTTTGGATGCGGCCGAGAAGCACGCCTTCTGGAATGAAGCCGCCCGCCGCGCCGAGCCTTCGGTGGATTTCTTCCTCTACCTCGCCCTGGCGACGGTGGTGTGGACGTTGGGGCTGAGCGTGGATTCCCCTGCGCTGCTGTTGTTTGGCGCGCTTCTTGCACCGTTGATGGCGCCCGTCGTTGGCCTGGGGTTGGGCATCATTACCGGCGCCGCCCGCTATTTTGGGCACGTGTTGGGCGGCATTGTGCTGGGAAGCCTGCTGGCCTTTGGGTTGGGCGTGTTGGGCGGCGCAGCGGCGTTGCTATGGGCCCCGCCGGTGCTTCACCAGGCCCCGCTGCATGCCCACCTTGCCGTGTGGGATTTCGCCGTGCTGGCGATTGCCTCGGTGTGGGGGGCGGTGGCGTTGGCCCGCAGGCTGGGCTATTTTGTGGTGCCGGGGGCGGCGCTGGCTTACGAAGTTTTCCTGCCTTTGGTTACGGCAGGGTTTGGCCTGGGTAGCGGTGTGCCGCATCTGTTCCCCGATGGGTTGGTGGTGTTCGCGGTGCATCTTGCCTGGGCAGCGCTGCTGGCGGCAGTAGGCTTTGCGGTGTTGGGCTTTCGCCCGCTGACGCTGTTTGGCTACACGCTGAGCGGCGTGGCCGCGCTGGTGGGCGGTGTGGCGTTGGTGATGGCTTTGGGTGTGGGGACTGCCGTGAGCACCCAGGTGGCACTGCCCACGCCGATTCCCACCCCAACGCCTGTGCCGCCTTCGCCGACGGCGACGTTCACCCCCTCGCCCACGCCAGTGCCGCCGACAGCAACGCCTACACCCACGCCGGTGCCCACGGCTACGCCCACCCCGACGGCGACGTTCACGCCGACGCCCACACCCGCCTACGCGCGCGCAGCCGCCCCCGCCAAATACGGCGGCGTGCTCATCCGGGCAGCGCCTGGTTTCAACCACAAGGTGGTTGGCGGTGTTTCCAACGGTGAGGTGGTGCTGGTAACCGGGCCAGAAGAGGAAGTGGACAATTATGTGTGGGTGCGCATTCGGGTGCCTTCCAGCGGGGTGGAAGGCTGGGTGCTGGAGCACTTACTGGAAATGGCAACGCCTCAGCCGAATTGGTAG
- a CDS encoding LysM peptidoglycan-binding domain-containing protein, protein MKRMFFWLAIVVLIAAVLGACTRSATGSLPPTPTVGAFPTNVPTGVANAGATQTAVAMMPPQTGGGEGPTPAPLYASTPNALKPTQQAQPAAKPTSPPQPTPKPQPTPRPVVTSVPAKYVLHKGEFPYCIARRFNVNPDALLNVNGLSRGQYVYPGTALTIPQGAGPFPYQRALRPHPTTYTVQAGDTFYSIACLFGDVWPEAIAAANGLSVNAVLTPGQTLRIP, encoded by the coding sequence ATGAAAAGGATGTTCTTTTGGCTGGCGATCGTCGTGCTCATTGCGGCTGTGTTGGGGGCGTGTACACGCTCGGCCACTGGCTCGTTGCCGCCGACGCCCACGGTGGGTGCTTTCCCCACCAATGTGCCGACGGGGGTAGCCAATGCCGGCGCGACGCAGACGGCTGTCGCAATGATGCCGCCGCAAACCGGTGGCGGAGAAGGCCCGACGCCAGCGCCGTTGTACGCCAGCACGCCCAACGCGCTCAAGCCGACGCAACAGGCGCAGCCTGCGGCCAAGCCGACCTCGCCCCCTCAACCGACGCCCAAGCCTCAGCCCACGCCGCGGCCAGTGGTGACTTCGGTGCCGGCGAAGTACGTGCTGCATAAAGGGGAATTCCCTTATTGTATTGCCCGGCGCTTCAACGTCAACCCCGACGCGCTGCTGAATGTCAACGGGTTGAGCCGCGGGCAGTATGTTTACCCCGGCACGGCGCTGACCATTCCGCAAGGCGCGGGGCCTTTCCCCTACCAGCGCGCCCTGCGCCCGCACCCTACCACTTACACCGTACAGGCGGGCGACACGTTTTATAGCATTGCCTGCTTGTTTGGCGATGTCTGGCCGGAAGCCATTGCCGCGGCCAACGGCTTGAGCGTCAACGCTGTGCTGACTCCGGGGCAGACGCTGAGAATCCCTTAG
- a CDS encoding NUDIX hydrolase: MFRVEHSETVFQGRVFAVRRDWVRLPDGNTTELDIITHHGAVTLVPLDADGRIWFVRQYRHAAGEALLELPAGTLEPGEAPEACAAREIREETGFAAAHLRLLGEFYLAPGYSTEYQYVYLATGLSPDPLPQDADEFLEPVALPVAEVRRRALAGDFRDAKTLAALLLAWEHLPA, encoded by the coding sequence ATGTTTCGCGTGGAGCATTCGGAAACTGTTTTTCAGGGCAGGGTGTTTGCCGTGCGGCGCGATTGGGTCCGCTTGCCCGATGGCAACACTACCGAGTTGGATATCATCACCCATCACGGCGCGGTGACGTTGGTGCCGCTGGATGCCGACGGGCGCATCTGGTTCGTGCGGCAATATCGCCACGCGGCGGGGGAAGCCTTGTTGGAACTTCCCGCTGGTACGTTGGAGCCGGGCGAGGCGCCGGAAGCCTGTGCGGCGCGGGAAATTCGGGAAGAAACCGGCTTCGCCGCCGCACACCTGCGCCTGCTGGGCGAGTTCTACCTCGCCCCCGGCTATTCCACCGAATACCAGTATGTGTATCTGGCGACCGGCCTTTCTCCCGACCCCCTGCCCCAGGACGCGGATGAGTTTCTGGAGCCGGTGGCGCTGCCTGTGGCCGAAGTGCGCCGCCGGGCGCTGGCAGGCGATTTCCGGGATGCCAAGACCCTCGCTGCCCTGTTGCTGGCCTGGGAGCACCTGCCTGCGTAG
- a CDS encoding metal-dependent hydrolase — MTTKITWYGHATIGLETSDGYKILIDPFFSGNPAASTTADKVDADFIVVSHGHGDHVGDALEIARRTGALIISNYEITNWLTAQGAEKVHPQHLGGGFKHPFGYLKLTLALHGSALPDGSYGGNPAGILLTTNDGHKLYFAQDTGLFGDMALIGDEGLDLAMVPIGDNFTMGPDDALRAVKLLRPKHVIPIHYNTWPLIEQDAQAWAQRVEAETDAKAHVLNPGDVFEL; from the coding sequence ATGACTACAAAAATCACCTGGTACGGTCACGCCACCATTGGCCTGGAAACCAGCGATGGCTACAAGATTTTGATCGACCCCTTCTTCAGCGGTAATCCGGCGGCCAGCACCACCGCCGACAAGGTGGACGCCGATTTCATCGTGGTTAGCCACGGCCACGGCGACCACGTTGGCGATGCCTTGGAAATTGCCAGGCGCACCGGTGCGCTTATCATCAGCAACTACGAAATTACGAACTGGTTGACCGCCCAGGGCGCTGAGAAAGTTCACCCCCAGCACCTCGGCGGCGGTTTCAAGCATCCCTTTGGTTACCTCAAACTGACTTTGGCGTTGCATGGCTCGGCCCTGCCCGATGGTTCTTACGGCGGCAACCCGGCGGGCATTTTGCTGACCACCAACGACGGCCACAAACTCTACTTTGCCCAAGATACCGGCCTGTTTGGCGACATGGCGCTCATTGGCGATGAGGGGCTTGACCTCGCGATGGTGCCCATTGGCGATAACTTCACCATGGGCCCTGATGATGCCCTGCGGGCGGTGAAACTGCTGCGCCCGAAGCACGTCATTCCGATTCATTACAACACCTGGCCGCTTATCGAACAAGATGCCCAGGCGTGGGCGCAGCGGGTCGAGGCGGAAACCGACGCCAAGGCCCATGTGCTCAACCCTGGCGACGTGTTTGAATTGTGA
- a CDS encoding DNA translocase FtsK produces MTDEFGSVMPFYTFLLRARNALLNALGVLLLAWAAVLLLGWAGLTHGAWVGGMVAFLRAGLGLGVAYVVLALALAGLYVLARASGKASPPEALPWGRITVWEVALLASLGLADLAGGHVLPKGAVTTPGGAVGWGLVEFLRLVSGRVGAWGFLLMAVAVAPFLGTPLGGVLVSRLRGWLFPEEAAPAETPVVTEAPRKPRRRKRPRPNLPPEFRREVPIARPEDEPPPKPRPRDDRLPPLSLLLDETPARADERHIHLTAGLIEKTLAEFGLPARVVGVQVGPTVVQFAVEPGYIERPGPDGKPQRQKVRVAQIAALQRDLALALSAERLRVQAPVPGRSYVGIEIPNRDATVVRLRPLMASEAFRRLSSPLALALGRDVAGRPVVADLAKMPHLLIAGATGSGKSVCIAALTTCLVMNNTPADLRLVMIDPKRVELLRFNGLPHLLGQVESDMERVLASLRWVVAEMERRYRLLEQHRARHLASYNRKIQRKGGEPLPYIVVLIDELADLMMFAPDQVEHNIVRLAQMARATGIHLVVATQRPSTDVVTGLIKANFPARLSFAVASGTDSRVILDTPGAEHLLGKGDMLFQAPDAPAPVRAQGVLVSDKEVSRVMAYWQKQVGESREPAPWERLLAEGEATPLGYDPLLEEAARVVIRAQRASASMLQRRLRVGYPRAARLIEQLEEVGVVAPPAGAGKEREVLLGPDDEFRLEPPDTA; encoded by the coding sequence ATGACGGACGAGTTTGGGAGCGTTATGCCTTTTTACACTTTCCTCTTGCGTGCCCGCAATGCTTTGCTCAACGCGCTGGGGGTGTTGCTGCTGGCGTGGGCGGCAGTGTTGCTGCTGGGCTGGGCCGGGTTGACCCACGGTGCGTGGGTGGGTGGCATGGTGGCCTTCCTGCGCGCGGGGCTGGGTCTGGGAGTGGCCTATGTGGTGCTCGCGCTGGCTTTGGCCGGGCTGTATGTGCTGGCGCGGGCGAGCGGGAAAGCGTCGCCGCCGGAAGCCTTGCCCTGGGGGCGTATCACGGTTTGGGAAGTCGCTTTGCTGGCCTCGTTGGGCCTGGCCGACCTGGCAGGGGGGCACGTGTTGCCCAAGGGCGCGGTGACCACCCCCGGCGGGGCGGTGGGCTGGGGGTTGGTGGAGTTCCTGCGGTTGGTCTCGGGCCGCGTGGGGGCGTGGGGGTTTTTGCTGATGGCCGTGGCGGTTGCCCCATTCCTGGGAACGCCCCTGGGCGGCGTTCTGGTCTCTCGCCTGCGGGGATGGCTTTTCCCTGAAGAGGCTGCCCCTGCCGAAACGCCGGTGGTGACGGAAGCCCCCCGCAAGCCGCGCCGCCGCAAGCGCCCACGCCCCAACCTGCCGCCGGAGTTCCGGCGCGAGGTGCCCATTGCCCGCCCCGAAGACGAACCGCCCCCAAAGCCCCGCCCCCGTGATGACCGCTTGCCGCCGCTGAGCCTCTTGCTCGACGAAACCCCTGCCCGCGCCGATGAGCGACACATTCATCTCACCGCGGGTTTGATTGAGAAAACCTTAGCCGAGTTTGGCCTGCCTGCCCGGGTGGTGGGCGTGCAGGTGGGGCCGACCGTGGTGCAGTTTGCTGTGGAGCCTGGCTATATCGAAAGGCCTGGCCCCGATGGCAAGCCCCAGCGGCAGAAAGTGCGCGTGGCCCAAATTGCTGCCCTGCAGCGCGACCTGGCGCTGGCGCTTTCGGCAGAGCGCTTGCGGGTGCAGGCGCCGGTGCCTGGTCGGTCGTATGTGGGCATCGAAATTCCGAACCGTGATGCCACGGTGGTGCGCCTGCGGCCGTTGATGGCTTCCGAAGCCTTCCGGCGGCTGAGTTCGCCTCTGGCGTTGGCCCTGGGCCGCGATGTGGCCGGGCGGCCGGTGGTGGCCGACCTTGCCAAAATGCCACACCTGCTCATCGCCGGCGCGACCGGCTCGGGGAAATCGGTGTGCATCGCGGCGCTGACCACCTGCCTGGTGATGAACAACACCCCCGCCGACCTGCGGCTGGTGATGATCGACCCGAAGCGGGTGGAACTGTTGCGCTTCAACGGGCTGCCGCACCTGCTTGGCCAGGTGGAAAGCGACATGGAGCGGGTGCTGGCTTCCCTGCGGTGGGTGGTGGCAGAAATGGAGCGCCGCTACCGCCTGCTGGAGCAACACCGCGCCCGCCACCTTGCTTCGTATAACCGCAAAATTCAGCGCAAGGGCGGCGAGCCGTTGCCCTACATTGTGGTGCTCATTGACGAACTGGCCGATTTGATGATGTTTGCTCCCGACCAGGTGGAACACAACATCGTGCGGCTGGCGCAGATGGCGCGCGCCACCGGCATCCATTTGGTGGTTGCAACGCAGCGCCCCAGCACCGACGTCGTCACCGGCCTTATCAAGGCCAACTTCCCGGCGCGGCTTTCCTTTGCTGTGGCCTCGGGCACCGATAGTCGCGTGATTTTAGATACCCCCGGCGCGGAGCACTTGCTGGGCAAGGGCGATATGCTCTTCCAGGCGCCTGATGCCCCCGCGCCGGTGCGCGCCCAGGGTGTGTTGGTGAGCGACAAGGAAGTCAGCAGGGTGATGGCTTATTGGCAAAAGCAGGTGGGGGAAAGCCGTGAACCGGCCCCGTGGGAACGCTTGCTCGCCGAGGGTGAGGCAACCCCGCTGGGGTATGACCCGCTGCTGGAAGAGGCGGCCCGCGTGGTTATCCGGGCGCAGCGCGCCAGCGCCTCGATGCTCCAGCGCCGCCTGCGGGTGGGGTATCCCCGCGCCGCGCGCTTGATCGAGCAATTGGAGGAAGTGGGCGTGGTGGCTCCCCCTGCCGGCGCGGGGAAGGAGCGCGAAGTGCTTCTCGGCCCTGACGACGAGTTTCGGCTGGAACCGCCGGATACGGCCTGA